One part of the Drosophila teissieri strain GT53w chromosome 3R, Prin_Dtei_1.1, whole genome shotgun sequence genome encodes these proteins:
- the LOC122619561 gene encoding uncharacterized protein LOC122619561 → MLLAAAGLPAYDAGKLASNAGSGSSSVGSGGVGTPTASASRPSAASALMKTLSVRLHRGTEFIKDTVQKALVMSAPTPVTPATGPAPKIVDPSLKRKLSGAGGLMGCSTISSTTSSIPGSSRSYHYVPTSQVSSSQVLPLPSQVPTAAFLRTYTVAPTALHRSTAARKRNPSTDSLLMDLCLFKPIRPMPITPIKIHKFRGFEIKKPKFVLAANADSEEDEDDEENAVHKPKLSNLSLPTINGSAFVPMSYIATTNTAINATTNTTSRSRSRSHNARTSGSAEAITKPKRRRRAPMLTPKRRRKALDAELKTAADRGTEDKTPAKRKATAARGDSKRTHEEPITSPTTADPIKSPVAKNAPTKRKSFSRSEAIKRSRVASVQNVTVLRATSASSADSIRKTATKRKAANKKAVTCSRGSTALSARPSPPMTRQRARQQISASK, encoded by the exons ATGCTGCTGGCCGCAGCCGGTCTGCCGGCCTACGACGCCGGAAAGCTGGCTAGCAATGCCGGATCCGGCTCCAGCAGTGTGGGCTCCGGCGGAGTGGGTACGCCCACAGCGTCCGCCTCGCGTCCTAGTGCCGCTAGTGCCCTGATGAAGACCCTGTCTGTGCGCCTGCATCGGGGCACCGAGTTCATTAAGGACACCGTTCAGAAGGCCCTGGTCATGTCTGCACCTACGCCTGTGACCCCAGCTACAGGTCCTGCGCCCAAGATCGTGGACCCCAGCCTAAAGCGGAAGCTAAGCGGCGCTGGCGGGCTGATGGGCTGCAGCACCATTAGCAGCACTACCTCATCTATCCCCGGCAGCTCGAGAAGTTACCACTATGTCCCAACCAGTCAGGTGTCTTCGTCACAGGTGCTTCCATTGCCCAGTCAAGTGCCCACAGCCGCCTTTCTGCGCACCTACACAGTAGCTCCCACAGCACTCCATCGATCTACCGCCGCTCGCAAACGGAATCCCAGCACTGACAGCCTGCTTATGGACCTGTGCCTCTTTAAACCCATTCGGCCTATGCCCATAAcgccaataaaaat CCACAAGTTCCGCGGCTTTGaaatcaaaaaaccaaaatttgtACTAGCTGCAAATGCAGACAGCGAAGAAGATGAGGACGACGAAGAGAATGCGGTCCACAAGCCAAAGCTCAG CAATTTGTCATTGCCAACAATTAATGGGTCGGCCTTTGTTCCGATGTCCTATATAGCAACCACCAACACCGCCATTAACGCAACTACTAACACcaccagcaggagcagatcCCGCTCCCACAACGCACGCACCTCAGGCTCTGCAGAGGCCATTACCAAGCCGAAGCGTCGTCGTCGCGCTCCCATGCTCACGCCCAAGAGACGACGCAAGGCGCTGGATGCGGAATTAAAAACTGCAGCAGATAGAGGAACTGAAGACAAAACTCCTGCCAAGCGCAAAGCGACGGCAGCGCGTGGAGACTCCAAGCGCACTCATGAAGAACCGATCACGTCTCCTACGACAGCGGATCCAATTAAATCTCCAGTAGCGAAAAATGCTCCGACCAAGCGCAAATCATTCTCTAGAAGTGAAGCTATAAAACGTAGTCGTGTAGCTTCTGTGCAGAATGTCACTGTTCTCAGAGCGACATCCGCCTCCTCAGCAGATTCAATTCGTAAGACCGCAACAAAGCGTAAGGCAGCTAATAAAAAAGCCGTCACGTGCAGTCGAGGTTCCACAGCCTTGTCTGCGCGTCCTTCCCCGCCAATGACACGTCAGCGGGCCCGTCAGCAGATCTCCGCCAgcaaataa